From the genome of Halorussus caseinilyticus, one region includes:
- a CDS encoding NAD(P)/FAD-dependent oxidoreductase, protein MTDNVREYEVAVVGGGPAGLTTALYTTRLGHDTVVVNRGGGRAAMMTETHNVIGVTEDVSGNELLRTAREQIRHYGADYLREFVSSAERTDDGRFRLSTGDESDGDVPDFLAERVVLATGFTDERPDPPLPPTGRGLHWCLHCDAYLFVDEPVYVMGTGESAAHVAMIMLNFTDEVDLLTRGGDHEWSDETDRQLRAHPVEIVDAGIVGMEKDDDGWLAGFEFEDGQFRKYRGGFPMYGSNYNAELADRLGCERNDDGTVAVGDAGETSVAGVYAVGDLTPGHNQIPVAMGEGANAGIDIHYGLREFPKSVEEIQTEGDVSPDEVPGISEKLREAAREFRASGDD, encoded by the coding sequence ATGACCGACAACGTTCGGGAGTACGAGGTGGCCGTGGTCGGGGGCGGACCGGCCGGTCTCACGACTGCGCTGTACACGACGCGGTTGGGTCACGACACCGTGGTCGTCAATCGCGGCGGTGGTCGGGCCGCCATGATGACCGAGACTCACAACGTCATCGGCGTCACCGAAGACGTGTCCGGAAACGAACTTCTCCGGACCGCCCGCGAGCAGATTCGACACTACGGGGCCGACTACCTCAGGGAATTCGTGTCGTCGGCCGAGCGCACCGACGACGGTCGTTTCCGCCTCTCGACCGGGGACGAGAGCGACGGTGACGTACCCGATTTCCTCGCAGAGCGCGTGGTGCTTGCGACCGGATTCACCGACGAGCGACCCGACCCCCCTCTGCCGCCGACCGGTCGGGGCCTCCACTGGTGTCTCCACTGCGACGCCTACCTGTTCGTGGACGAACCGGTGTACGTGATGGGGACCGGCGAGTCGGCCGCGCACGTCGCGATGATTATGCTCAACTTCACCGACGAGGTGGACCTGTTGACCCGCGGGGGCGACCACGAGTGGAGCGACGAGACCGACCGCCAGTTGCGCGCCCACCCCGTCGAAATCGTGGACGCGGGAATCGTCGGGATGGAGAAAGACGACGACGGGTGGCTGGCCGGGTTTGAGTTCGAGGACGGCCAGTTCCGGAAGTATCGCGGCGGCTTTCCGATGTACGGGTCGAACTACAACGCCGAACTCGCTGACCGACTCGGGTGCGAGCGAAACGACGACGGCACCGTGGCGGTCGGCGACGCTGGCGAGACCAGCGTCGCCGGAGTCTACGCCGTCGGCGACCTCACGCCCGGCCACAACCAGATTCCGGTGGCGATGGGCGAGGGCGCGAACGCGGGCATCGACATCCACTACGGACTCCGGGAGTTTCCGAAGTCCGTCGAGGAAATCCAGACCGAGGGCGACGTGTCGCCCGACGAGGTGCCGGGAATCTCCGAGAAGTTGCGCGAGGCGGCCCGCGAGTTCCGGGCGTCGGGCGACGACTGA
- a CDS encoding ribbon-helix-helix domain-containing protein, with protein sequence MPKVEITIPEHLEMQIAQMVEQGEFVNREEAIEDLLSTGLKAYKTSGPMDDDDREPGLEDEGMMGHEDEYVF encoded by the coding sequence ATGCCGAAGGTAGAGATAACTATTCCGGAACATCTCGAAATGCAGATCGCCCAGATGGTAGAACAGGGCGAGTTCGTCAACCGCGAGGAAGCCATCGAGGACCTCCTCTCGACGGGTCTCAAGGCCTACAAGACGAGTGGACCGATGGACGACGATGACCGCGAACCCGGCCTCGAAGACGAAGGTATGATGGGCCACGAGGACGAGTACGTCTTCTAA
- a CDS encoding isochorismate synthase: protein MESPPRDGQVSAEPTGSALVSRACELSDCDPRPFLAGRDAPRTYWTSPYGPEFAGGGTAARVTASGTDRFEEVREDADDLFAELDYNGPDRARPRLFGGFSFHEDHDPSPPWQGFGAAEFVLPRTQLTRANGETWLTVSDRDTTPEAVERELAEVRETLTDAPEGTNSDPPGVVAAEPTTTREEWAAQVSAAVSRIEAGDLRKVTLAQALAVELADEVSVPAALARLGESYPDCFRFCFEPTTEGAFFGATPERLATLRGRTVETDALAGSVGRGDTPEEDAELEASIENSEKMAHEHGLVVETIRDQLSPVSGEVRVADRRVRKLATIQHLWTPIEADLTDSDHVLSIVEALHPTPAVGGLPPAKALTTIRETETFDRGWYAAPVGWFDAEGDGTFAVGIRSAVTDGDSATLFAGNGIVGDSDPDEEYEEVQLKYRPILDELER from the coding sequence ATGGAGTCTCCGCCCCGCGACGGACAGGTGTCGGCCGAACCGACCGGCTCCGCCCTCGTGAGCCGGGCTTGCGAGCTATCGGACTGCGACCCCCGACCGTTTCTCGCCGGGCGGGACGCACCCCGGACGTACTGGACCAGTCCCTACGGCCCGGAGTTCGCAGGCGGCGGCACCGCCGCCCGCGTCACGGCCAGTGGAACCGACCGGTTCGAGGAGGTCCGCGAGGACGCAGACGACCTCTTCGCCGAACTCGACTACAACGGACCCGACCGAGCGCGCCCCCGACTCTTCGGCGGGTTCTCGTTCCACGAGGACCACGACCCGTCCCCGCCGTGGCAGGGGTTCGGGGCCGCCGAGTTCGTCCTGCCGCGAACCCAGTTGACCCGCGCGAACGGCGAGACGTGGCTGACGGTCTCGGACCGCGACACGACCCCGGAGGCGGTCGAGCGCGAACTCGCCGAGGTCCGCGAGACGCTGACCGACGCGCCCGAGGGGACGAACTCCGACCCGCCGGGCGTCGTCGCCGCCGAACCCACCACGACCCGCGAGGAGTGGGCCGCGCAGGTCAGCGCCGCCGTCTCCCGCATCGAGGCGGGCGACCTGCGGAAGGTCACGCTGGCCCAAGCCCTCGCGGTCGAACTCGCCGACGAGGTGTCGGTGCCCGCGGCGCTGGCACGCCTCGGCGAGTCGTACCCCGACTGCTTCCGGTTCTGCTTCGAACCGACGACCGAAGGCGCGTTCTTCGGCGCGACCCCCGAGCGACTGGCGACTCTCCGGGGCCGAACCGTCGAGACCGACGCCCTCGCGGGGTCGGTCGGCCGCGGCGACACCCCCGAAGAGGACGCCGAACTCGAAGCTAGCATCGAGAACAGCGAGAAGATGGCCCACGAACACGGTCTCGTGGTCGAGACCATCCGCGACCAGTTGTCGCCGGTCTCGGGCGAGGTCCGAGTCGCCGACCGCCGGGTCCGAAAGCTGGCGACCATCCAGCACCTCTGGACCCCCATCGAGGCCGACCTGACCGACAGCGACCACGTTCTCTCCATCGTGGAGGCGCTCCACCCGACCCCTGCTGTCGGCGGTCTCCCGCCCGCGAAAGCCCTCACGACCATCCGCGAGACCGAGACGTTCGACCGCGGGTGGTACGCCGCTCCCGTCGGGTGGTTCGACGCGGAGGGCGACGGCACCTTCGCGGTCGGCATCCGGTCGGCCGTGACCGACGGCGACTCGGCGACCCTCTTCGCCGGAAACGGCATCGTCGGCGACAGCGACCCCGACGAGGAGTACGAGGAGGTCCAACTGAAGTACCGGCCGATTCTGGACGAACTCGAACGATGA
- the menD gene encoding 2-succinyl-5-enolpyruvyl-6-hydroxy-3-cyclohexene-1-carboxylic-acid synthase — translation MSDRDDSTDAPNRNTLWARTLVAELAAAGIDAACLAPGSRSTPLTVAFARHPDIEVFSHLDERSAAFFALGRAKRTGKPTPLVCTSGTAAANFHPAVIEANQARVPMLVLTADRPPELRDSGANQTIDQQKLYGDAVRWYADLPEPEPETRKLRSLRTTAARAVAESTAVPPGPVHLNVPFRKPLEPVEVPGDVPEDFADEAPLAAEGRAGSDGNRPFVRTARGHPELAGTDLREVRRAVEAADRGLLVVGPADAPATDSGLPAPDRDALAELAEATGFPILADTLSGHRFGHDAALLASGERPVADGDRSRALVAGGYDGYLGAVGDSWPDPEVVVRFGASPTSKVLRQYLEAADARQFLVDPAGGWREATFTATDLLAADPTRLARRLAEAVGSEGDEAWRDRFADAERDYWSLVADARDERLFEGGVLSAVAQYAPDPATVMVSNSMPVRDLDRFGQPRPADLSVLGNRGASGIDGITSTGLGAGSATDDPLVVVTGDLAYYHDLNGLLAIARCGVDATIVEINNDGGGIFHMLPIEDFDPPFTEQFRTPHGLDFEATGDLYDLDFERVETLGAFRSAFRESVGSGGTRVIEVTTDAEASHRFRETLEARVADRLP, via the coding sequence ATGAGCGACCGCGACGACTCGACCGACGCCCCGAACCGAAACACGCTCTGGGCGCGAACGCTCGTCGCGGAACTCGCCGCCGCCGGAATCGACGCCGCGTGTCTCGCGCCCGGCAGTCGCTCGACGCCCCTGACCGTCGCGTTCGCTCGCCACCCCGACATCGAGGTGTTCTCGCATCTGGACGAGCGGTCGGCGGCCTTCTTCGCGCTCGGCCGGGCCAAGCGAACCGGGAAACCGACGCCGCTGGTCTGCACCTCGGGCACTGCCGCCGCGAACTTCCACCCGGCGGTCATCGAAGCGAATCAGGCCCGCGTCCCGATGCTGGTCCTGACCGCCGACCGCCCGCCGGAACTCCGGGACTCGGGCGCGAACCAGACCATCGACCAGCAGAAGCTCTACGGCGACGCCGTGCGGTGGTACGCCGACCTGCCCGAACCCGAACCCGAGACCCGAAAGCTCCGGTCCCTGCGGACGACGGCGGCCCGCGCAGTTGCCGAATCGACCGCCGTCCCGCCGGGTCCGGTCCATCTCAACGTCCCGTTCCGCAAGCCCCTCGAACCGGTCGAAGTCCCCGGCGACGTGCCCGAGGACTTCGCTGACGAGGCACCCCTCGCGGCCGAAGGTCGGGCAGGGAGCGACGGGAATCGGCCGTTCGTCCGGACCGCGCGGGGCCACCCGGAGTTGGCCGGGACCGACCTCCGGGAGGTCCGGCGAGCAGTCGAGGCGGCCGACCGGGGTCTGCTCGTCGTCGGTCCCGCGGACGCGCCCGCGACCGACTCCGGTCTCCCCGCGCCGGACCGCGATGCGCTCGCCGAACTCGCCGAGGCGACCGGGTTCCCGATTCTGGCCGACACGCTCTCTGGACACCGGTTCGGCCACGACGCCGCCCTCCTTGCGAGCGGCGAGCGACCGGTCGCCGACGGCGACCGGTCGCGGGCGCTCGTCGCGGGCGGGTACGACGGCTACCTCGGCGCGGTCGGCGACTCGTGGCCCGACCCCGAGGTGGTCGTGCGGTTCGGTGCCTCGCCCACCTCGAAGGTCCTCCGGCAGTATCTGGAGGCCGCCGACGCCCGCCAGTTCCTCGTGGACCCCGCGGGCGGGTGGCGCGAGGCGACCTTTACGGCCACCGACCTGCTCGCGGCCGACCCGACGCGACTCGCCCGGAGACTGGCCGAAGCGGTCGGTTCGGAGGGTGACGAGGCGTGGCGCGACCGATTCGCGGACGCCGAGCGCGACTACTGGTCGCTGGTGGCCGACGCCCGCGACGAGCGACTCTTCGAGGGCGGCGTCCTCTCTGCGGTGGCCCAATACGCGCCCGACCCGGCCACCGTGATGGTCTCGAACAGCATGCCGGTCCGAGATTTGGACCGGTTCGGCCAACCCCGACCGGCCGACCTCTCGGTCCTCGGGAACCGGGGCGCGAGCGGTATCGACGGCATCACCAGCACCGGACTCGGCGCGGGAAGTGCGACCGACGACCCCCTCGTCGTCGTCACGGGCGACTTGGCGTACTACCACGACCTGAACGGCTTGCTCGCAATCGCGCGGTGCGGGGTGGACGCGACCATCGTGGAAATCAACAACGACGGCGGCGGCATCTTCCACATGCTCCCCATCGAGGACTTCGACCCACCCTTTACCGAGCAGTTCCGGACGCCCCACGGTCTGGACTTCGAGGCGACGGGCGACCTCTACGACCTCGATTTCGAACGCGTCGAAACGCTCGGCGCGTTCCGGTCGGCGTTCCGCGAGTCGGTCGGGAGCGGGGGAACCCGAGTAATCGAGGTCACGACCGACGCCGAGGCGAGCCATCGGTTCCGCGAGACGCTGGAGGCGCGGGTCGCCGACCGCCTTCCCTGA
- a CDS encoding 1,4-dihydroxy-2-naphthoate polyprenyltransferase, which produces MSDMATEHSRREAWLMAARPHTLPAAAAPVVVGVGLAVHEGLFAPLPALAAFLGAALIQIGTNFANDYYDAVKGVDTDEREGFTRVTQSGLIPPNEVKRAMYATFALAILVGVYLVWVGGLPILVIGLASVVSGIAYAGGPYPLGSHGLGDLFVFVFFGVVAVTGTFYVQAASVLSGAFPTGIPEGTVTFAAFVASLPVAAISTDILVVNNVRDLETDREAGKKTLAVLVGYTASRAEFVGLLALSYAVPVWFWLARGFSPAVLLPLLTLPYAASIGRTMLTDTSGEALNPALERTGKLLAGHSVLFALGLLA; this is translated from the coding sequence ATGAGCGACATGGCTACCGAACACTCACGACGCGAGGCGTGGCTGATGGCCGCCCGGCCCCACACGCTCCCGGCGGCCGCCGCGCCGGTCGTCGTCGGGGTCGGTCTCGCCGTTCACGAGGGTCTGTTCGCGCCGCTCCCGGCGCTGGCGGCCTTCCTCGGCGCGGCCCTCATCCAAATCGGCACCAACTTCGCCAACGACTACTACGACGCCGTGAAGGGCGTCGACACCGACGAGCGCGAGGGGTTCACCCGCGTCACCCAGTCGGGTCTCATCCCGCCGAACGAGGTCAAGCGCGCGATGTACGCCACCTTCGCGCTGGCGATACTGGTCGGGGTCTATCTGGTCTGGGTCGGTGGCCTGCCAATCCTCGTCATCGGACTCGCCAGCGTCGTCTCGGGCATCGCCTACGCCGGGGGTCCCTACCCCCTCGGGTCGCACGGACTCGGCGACCTGTTCGTCTTCGTCTTCTTCGGCGTCGTCGCGGTCACGGGCACCTTCTACGTGCAGGCGGCCAGCGTGTTGTCCGGGGCCTTCCCGACGGGGATTCCCGAGGGGACGGTGACGTTCGCGGCGTTCGTCGCCAGTCTTCCGGTCGCGGCCATCTCCACGGACATCCTCGTCGTCAACAACGTCCGGGACCTCGAAACTGACCGCGAGGCGGGCAAGAAGACCCTCGCGGTCCTCGTCGGGTACACGGCCAGTCGCGCCGAGTTCGTCGGCCTGCTGGCGCTCTCGTACGCCGTGCCGGTCTGGTTCTGGCTCGCGCGAGGGTTCTCCCCGGCGGTCCTCTTGCCCCTGCTCACGCTTCCCTACGCCGCCTCCATCGGGCGGACGATGCTGACCGACACCTCCGGCGAGGCGCTGAACCCCGCGCTGGAGCGAACCGGAAAACTGCTCGCGGGCCACTCGGTGCTGTTCGCCCTCGGGTTGCTCGCCTAA
- a CDS encoding UPF0058 family protein translates to MHKDELLELHEEMVLIMEYFQDQERVTDGLFDPYEELDVDPSHVHKSKSEHKHAVFVLGNALATAMSDDEFSEAGRIGKRMQELADDAESKI, encoded by the coding sequence ATGCACAAGGACGAACTTCTCGAACTCCACGAGGAGATGGTACTCATCATGGAGTACTTCCAAGACCAAGAGCGCGTGACCGACGGCCTGTTCGACCCCTACGAGGAACTCGACGTGGACCCCTCGCACGTCCACAAGTCCAAGAGCGAACACAAGCACGCCGTCTTCGTCCTCGGGAACGCCCTCGCCACCGCGATGAGCGACGACGAGTTCAGCGAGGCGGGGCGCATCGGCAAGCGCATGCAGGAACTCGCCGACGACGCCGAGTCGAAAATCTGA
- a CDS encoding sulfite oxidase-like oxidoreductase, producing the protein MSVTDVTDLHEEFDGERLPPGQRKTSKFPVLSKGGTPDWDPETWEFTVTGAVEEELSFSWDEFCDLPTETQSQDFHCVTGWSKFDCEFTGVTFPALAEMAGVHDDAVHVMFSAMDDYTTNLPLDDCMREEVLFTYEFDGDRLPREHGGPLRVVTPHKYAYKGAKWVNRVEFLTEPERGYWEKRGYSNSANPWNEERYS; encoded by the coding sequence ATGAGCGTCACGGACGTAACCGACCTCCACGAGGAGTTCGACGGCGAACGTCTCCCGCCGGGTCAGCGAAAGACGAGCAAGTTTCCGGTCCTCTCGAAGGGCGGAACGCCCGACTGGGACCCCGAGACGTGGGAGTTCACGGTCACGGGCGCAGTCGAAGAGGAACTGTCGTTTTCGTGGGACGAGTTTTGCGACCTGCCGACCGAGACGCAGAGTCAGGACTTCCACTGCGTGACCGGGTGGAGCAAGTTCGACTGCGAGTTCACGGGCGTCACGTTCCCGGCCCTCGCGGAGATGGCCGGTGTTCACGACGACGCGGTTCACGTCATGTTCTCGGCGATGGACGACTACACGACGAACCTACCGCTCGACGACTGCATGCGCGAGGAAGTCCTGTTCACCTACGAGTTCGACGGCGACCGACTGCCGCGCGAACACGGCGGTCCGCTCCGAGTCGTCACGCCCCACAAGTACGCCTACAAGGGCGCGAAGTGGGTGAACCGCGTCGAGTTCCTGACCGAACCCGAGCGAGGGTACTGGGAGAAACGCGGGTACTCGAACTCCGCGAACCCGTGGAACGAAGAGCGGTACAGCTAG